From Maniola hyperantus chromosome 21, iAphHyp1.2, whole genome shotgun sequence, the proteins below share one genomic window:
- the LOC138403846 gene encoding uncharacterized protein isoform X1, which translates to MFNNCIEKILTGPRKSSKRRLWPSVPRKRRWTKKFKENTRPKGSKQHTENSNATSVPPRREGILIESIMNEQKASRSSSLEPGGIEITTTAEINVPASVEPVIDLESEQFMNIEQINQSFSRNLTPTSTTTTESLIVEKENNEVIEVPKLNGRRLIDVAYLFEQLSSIDHSPFNCTFKDFKFVSENRQGMYACFKFDCQMCGEKVIIKSDRSGREINQHVVHGIVTSGNGFAQLDEFCAHVDMPCMSDKLFIKENIIFGDIIKDIALESMYQAGKEEREIAIAKGHVDPDGIPYITVVVDGSWAKRSYRTNYNSLSGVSCIIGFETKKVLFLGIRNAYCCVCALAKNKNTVPKEHRCFKNWSKSSTAMEADGIVEGFKCSIDMHKIKYKTLIGDGDSSVTSALNESLPYGHCTSINKIECSNHLLRNYCSKLKNLTKKTENKFGLVPVRLRKTLDLNILRLRKAIKGAVDHTSKLPNVTKEQKLNNLKQDLLNSPCHVFGDHEKCKPYFCKGVIGENFVPEMKKCGLWYDLFAALSLIVTNVESLLMAQTNNIAEQFNSIIAKFIGGKRVNYCLRGSYEMRCYAAAAKQNTGNLVKTLANATEIPMKYLKRNECKNKRTADTSRITKRRKRNVALADEHYGNMEKEADLESDIFNKKKEEFLLDLTQSASNRNKIQTKTIGQGANQEWLKERKIRLTASFFGQVCKLRPATSCKNVVKQLLYNKFKGNDATKYGSENEPVAVKDAEKVLGLQIEPCGLFIDEKRPYLGASPDGLVGDDTIVEIKCPSSASNLSPVEAIDQKKITFCTNDSNLDNIKLKRNHNYYYQIQGQLQITQRKYCIFIVWTPLGLVYEKIEKNNDFWNSIVSKLDEFYFKCILPELIDPRLPRNLPIRDR; encoded by the exons ATGTTTAACAACtgtattgaaaaaatattaacaggACCTCGGAAATCAAGTAAAAGACGCTTATGGCCATCAGTTCCCAGAAAAAGGAGATGGACGAAAAAGTTTAAAGAAAATACGCGTCCTAAGGG atcaAAACAACATACTGAAAATTCGAATGCTACATCAGTGCCACCTCGACGTGAAGGAATACTAATCGAATCAATAATGAATGAGCAGAaagccagtag ATCTTCTTCGCTTGAGCCAGGTGGCATTGAAATTACAACAACGGCTGAAATAAATGTACCAGCAAGCGTTGAACCTGTCATTGATCTCGAGTCAGAGCAGTTCATGAACATTGAACAAATCAATCAGTCGTTTAGCAG GAATTTAACACCAACAAGCACGACAACTACTGAGTCACTTATagtagaaaaagaaaataatgaaGTAATCGAAGTTCCAAAGCTAAACGGACGAAGATTGATCGATGTCGCATATTTATTTGAACAATTGTCGTCTATAGATCATAGTCCATTTAATTGTacttttaaagattttaaatttGTAAGCGAGAATCGACAAGGAATGTATGCATGTTTTAAATTTGATTGTCAAATGTGTGGGGaaaaagtaattataaaaaGCGATAGATCCGGGCGTGAAATAAATCAGCATGTTGTTCATGGTATCGTTACTTCTGGTAATGGATTTGCGCAGTTGGATGAATTTTGTGCACACGTTGATATGCCTTGCATGTCCgataaactttttattaaagaaaacaTTATCTTTGGCGATATAATTAAAGATATTGCTTTGGAAAGTATGTACCAAGCCGGCAAAGAAGAAAGAGAAATAGCCATCGCTAAAGGTCATGTGGATCCTGACGGAATTCCTTACATTACAGTGGTAGTAGACGGTTCATGGGCCAAACGATCATACAGGACTAATTATAATTCATTATCTGGAGTATCCTGTATAATTGGTTTTGAAaccaaaaaagtattatttttggGAATCAGAAATGCATATTGTTGTGTATGTGCTTTagccaaaaataaaaataccgtcCCGAAAGAACACCGGTGCTTTAAAAACTGGTCAAAAAGCTCAACGGCTATGGAAGCAGATGGCATTGTAGAAGGCTTTAAATGCAGTATAGACATGCATAAAATCAAATATAAAACGCTAATCGGTGATGGTGATAGCAGTGTTACTAGCGCTCTCAACGAATCTTTGCCATATGGTCATTGCacgtcaataaataaaattgaatgcaGCAATCATTTGCTACGAAATTATtgctcaaaattaaaaaatttgaccaAAAAGACCGAAAATAAATTTGGTTTGGTTCCTGTAAGATTACGAAAAACTCTAGATTTAAATATCTTGCGCTTACGAAAGGCCATAAAAGGTGCTGTTGATCACACATCTAAATTACCAAATGTGACAAAAGAGCAAAAATTAAACAATCTAAAACAAGATTTGCTGAATAGTCCGTGTCATGTATTCGGTGATCATGAAAAGTGCAAACCTTATTTTTGCAAAGGAGTAATTGGCGAAAATTTTGTCCCAGAAATGAAGAAATGTGGCTTATGGTACGACCTATTTGCTGCTTTGAGCCTTATTGTGACAAATGTGGAAAGTCTTCTAATGGCTCAAACGAATAATATTGCAGAGCAATTCAATTCGATAATTGCCAAATTCATTGGCGGAAAAAGAGTCAATTATTGTCTACGTGGTTCTTACGAAATGAGGTGCTACGCAGCAGCAGCTAAACAAAATACAGGAAATTTAGTAAAAACGCTGGCAAATGCTACTGAAATTCCTATGAAATACCTAAAGCGAAatgaatgtaaaaataaaaggaCGGCTGACACAAGTAGAATTACAAAGCGTAGGAAAAGAAATGTCGCTCTCGCAGACGAGCACTACGGAAATATGGAAAAAGAGGCAGATCTCGAGAgcgacatttttaataaaaaaaaagaagagtTTTTGCTGGACTTGACCCAAAGCGCGTCTAATCGTAATAAAATTCAAACCAAGACCATAGGTCAAGGAGCCAACCAAGAATGGCTGAAAGAAAGGAAAATTCGGCTGACTGCATCATTTTTTGGTCAAGTCTGCAAACTCAGACCCGCGACGTCATGtaaaaatgtagtaaaacaattGTTATACAATAAATTCAAAGGTAACGATGCGACAAAATACGGGAGCGAAAATGAGCCCGTAGCGGTAAAAGACGCTGAGAAAGTTTTAGGCCTTCAAATCGAGCCATGTGGATTGTTTATCGACGAAAAACGTCCGTATCTCGGAGCAAGTCCAGATGGTTTGGTAGGTGATGACACTATCGTAGAAATTAAGTGTCCTTCGAGTGCATCAAACTTGTCACCAGTGGAAGCAAttgatcaaaaaaaaattacattttgcaCAAACGATAGCAATTtggataatattaaattaaaacgtaACCATAACTACT
- the LOC138403846 gene encoding uncharacterized protein isoform X2: protein MDSERRDVSHRPRKSSKRRLWPSVPRKRRWTKKFKENTRPKGSKQHTENSNATSVPPRREGILIESIMNEQKASRSSSLEPGGIEITTTAEINVPASVEPVIDLESEQFMNIEQINQSFSRNLTPTSTTTTESLIVEKENNEVIEVPKLNGRRLIDVAYLFEQLSSIDHSPFNCTFKDFKFVSENRQGMYACFKFDCQMCGEKVIIKSDRSGREINQHVVHGIVTSGNGFAQLDEFCAHVDMPCMSDKLFIKENIIFGDIIKDIALESMYQAGKEEREIAIAKGHVDPDGIPYITVVVDGSWAKRSYRTNYNSLSGVSCIIGFETKKVLFLGIRNAYCCVCALAKNKNTVPKEHRCFKNWSKSSTAMEADGIVEGFKCSIDMHKIKYKTLIGDGDSSVTSALNESLPYGHCTSINKIECSNHLLRNYCSKLKNLTKKTENKFGLVPVRLRKTLDLNILRLRKAIKGAVDHTSKLPNVTKEQKLNNLKQDLLNSPCHVFGDHEKCKPYFCKGVIGENFVPEMKKCGLWYDLFAALSLIVTNVESLLMAQTNNIAEQFNSIIAKFIGGKRVNYCLRGSYEMRCYAAAAKQNTGNLVKTLANATEIPMKYLKRNECKNKRTADTSRITKRRKRNVALADEHYGNMEKEADLESDIFNKKKEEFLLDLTQSASNRNKIQTKTIGQGANQEWLKERKIRLTASFFGQVCKLRPATSCKNVVKQLLYNKFKGNDATKYGSENEPVAVKDAEKVLGLQIEPCGLFIDEKRPYLGASPDGLVGDDTIVEIKCPSSASNLSPVEAIDQKKITFCTNDSNLDNIKLKRNHNYYYQIQGQLQITQRKYCIFIVWTPLGLVYEKIEKNNDFWNSIVSKLDEFYFKCILPELIDPRLPRNLPIRDR, encoded by the exons ATGGACTCTGAACGAAGGGATGTATCtcaca gACCTCGGAAATCAAGTAAAAGACGCTTATGGCCATCAGTTCCCAGAAAAAGGAGATGGACGAAAAAGTTTAAAGAAAATACGCGTCCTAAGGG atcaAAACAACATACTGAAAATTCGAATGCTACATCAGTGCCACCTCGACGTGAAGGAATACTAATCGAATCAATAATGAATGAGCAGAaagccagtag ATCTTCTTCGCTTGAGCCAGGTGGCATTGAAATTACAACAACGGCTGAAATAAATGTACCAGCAAGCGTTGAACCTGTCATTGATCTCGAGTCAGAGCAGTTCATGAACATTGAACAAATCAATCAGTCGTTTAGCAG GAATTTAACACCAACAAGCACGACAACTACTGAGTCACTTATagtagaaaaagaaaataatgaaGTAATCGAAGTTCCAAAGCTAAACGGACGAAGATTGATCGATGTCGCATATTTATTTGAACAATTGTCGTCTATAGATCATAGTCCATTTAATTGTacttttaaagattttaaatttGTAAGCGAGAATCGACAAGGAATGTATGCATGTTTTAAATTTGATTGTCAAATGTGTGGGGaaaaagtaattataaaaaGCGATAGATCCGGGCGTGAAATAAATCAGCATGTTGTTCATGGTATCGTTACTTCTGGTAATGGATTTGCGCAGTTGGATGAATTTTGTGCACACGTTGATATGCCTTGCATGTCCgataaactttttattaaagaaaacaTTATCTTTGGCGATATAATTAAAGATATTGCTTTGGAAAGTATGTACCAAGCCGGCAAAGAAGAAAGAGAAATAGCCATCGCTAAAGGTCATGTGGATCCTGACGGAATTCCTTACATTACAGTGGTAGTAGACGGTTCATGGGCCAAACGATCATACAGGACTAATTATAATTCATTATCTGGAGTATCCTGTATAATTGGTTTTGAAaccaaaaaagtattatttttggGAATCAGAAATGCATATTGTTGTGTATGTGCTTTagccaaaaataaaaataccgtcCCGAAAGAACACCGGTGCTTTAAAAACTGGTCAAAAAGCTCAACGGCTATGGAAGCAGATGGCATTGTAGAAGGCTTTAAATGCAGTATAGACATGCATAAAATCAAATATAAAACGCTAATCGGTGATGGTGATAGCAGTGTTACTAGCGCTCTCAACGAATCTTTGCCATATGGTCATTGCacgtcaataaataaaattgaatgcaGCAATCATTTGCTACGAAATTATtgctcaaaattaaaaaatttgaccaAAAAGACCGAAAATAAATTTGGTTTGGTTCCTGTAAGATTACGAAAAACTCTAGATTTAAATATCTTGCGCTTACGAAAGGCCATAAAAGGTGCTGTTGATCACACATCTAAATTACCAAATGTGACAAAAGAGCAAAAATTAAACAATCTAAAACAAGATTTGCTGAATAGTCCGTGTCATGTATTCGGTGATCATGAAAAGTGCAAACCTTATTTTTGCAAAGGAGTAATTGGCGAAAATTTTGTCCCAGAAATGAAGAAATGTGGCTTATGGTACGACCTATTTGCTGCTTTGAGCCTTATTGTGACAAATGTGGAAAGTCTTCTAATGGCTCAAACGAATAATATTGCAGAGCAATTCAATTCGATAATTGCCAAATTCATTGGCGGAAAAAGAGTCAATTATTGTCTACGTGGTTCTTACGAAATGAGGTGCTACGCAGCAGCAGCTAAACAAAATACAGGAAATTTAGTAAAAACGCTGGCAAATGCTACTGAAATTCCTATGAAATACCTAAAGCGAAatgaatgtaaaaataaaaggaCGGCTGACACAAGTAGAATTACAAAGCGTAGGAAAAGAAATGTCGCTCTCGCAGACGAGCACTACGGAAATATGGAAAAAGAGGCAGATCTCGAGAgcgacatttttaataaaaaaaaagaagagtTTTTGCTGGACTTGACCCAAAGCGCGTCTAATCGTAATAAAATTCAAACCAAGACCATAGGTCAAGGAGCCAACCAAGAATGGCTGAAAGAAAGGAAAATTCGGCTGACTGCATCATTTTTTGGTCAAGTCTGCAAACTCAGACCCGCGACGTCATGtaaaaatgtagtaaaacaattGTTATACAATAAATTCAAAGGTAACGATGCGACAAAATACGGGAGCGAAAATGAGCCCGTAGCGGTAAAAGACGCTGAGAAAGTTTTAGGCCTTCAAATCGAGCCATGTGGATTGTTTATCGACGAAAAACGTCCGTATCTCGGAGCAAGTCCAGATGGTTTGGTAGGTGATGACACTATCGTAGAAATTAAGTGTCCTTCGAGTGCATCAAACTTGTCACCAGTGGAAGCAAttgatcaaaaaaaaattacattttgcaCAAACGATAGCAATTtggataatattaaattaaaacgtaACCATAACTACT